The Planctomycetia bacterium genome includes the window GTCGTACGTGCGGCGCTGGGTGTGTGAGTCGATTTCATATTCGAACCCTGTTCTTCCGACGTGACCGATAAGAGGCCGTTACTTGGACCATTCGAAAACGGCAAGCGCCCCCGACTCGGGATAAGTCTTACTACCGATTGCTTGCGCCACGGCGATCTTCGTTCCGCTCGAATCAATATCCATCCCCAGGCAAGGGCCCGAGGTCGAAACGTGAGCTAGCGATTCGTCGGAGTTCGGCTTCCAGCAGCGGAACTCTCCCTTGCCCAGATCGCCGCCGGCGGTAACCAGGAAACCCTCGGCATGGAACTTCGCCGAGTAGTAGAAGCCCCCTTTCAAGGCGACGGCCGACTTGCGTTGCAGTTTGCCGGTGCTTGCTTCATAGCTCAAGGCGCAGGCTTGGCCGTCGTATCCGGTTCGGCCGCAGGCGACGATCTGCGCGCCGTCCGGCGACACGGCGAGCGCACGGATGCCGCCCCACTCGATATCTTCCACGCGCCGATAGCCCGAAAGCTCGGCGACATCGATCGAGAGCCGTTCCGTACCCGAGGCGAGATCCCACACTTTGATGCGCGGCTTCTGCGGTTGCCGATCGGCGGTCACGATCCGTTTACCGTCGGGATGCAGCGCGACTCCGTAAACCGGATACTCGATCCGTGACAGCTCGTGGAGTTGTTTGCCGTCGGCGGTGCGCCAAACGCGCACGACTCCCTCGCGGTCACCGGTCGCGAACGTCTTCCCGTCGACGGCGGCGGCCAGACCATAGATCGTGCTCGGATGCGCGTCGATCTTCCAGCGCGACTCCGGTCCGTTTCCGCTGCAATCCCATGCAACGACGCGACCCGCATAGTCGGCCGTAAGGACAAGGTCGGCTGCTCGCGTTGCGATCCCGACCCAGCTCTCGTGCCCGGTGAGAATCGTCTTCCGACCGGTGGTCGCTTCGAAAGCGACGACGTTGCGATCCCGACCGCCGGCAATCACGTACCGACCGCTCATATCGAACGCGCAGCTCATCAGCGGCACGTCATGCTTGAATTCGGCGGCGAGTTTCGACTTGGCGGGATCGATGGTCATAAGGTTGCGCGAAGCGATCGTTAAGCGAGCACGGCGGCGATCGGCTTGGCCGCCGGATCAGCCACGGGATTCGATTGGCCGTTGATTTCGTACTTGGTTTGAGAGTCGATGCCGAGCGCCGTGAGATAGGTGTGGAACAGGTCGCCGAGCTTAACGAGGCCGTCCTTGACTTCGGTGCCTGTTTCGTTCGTCGAGCCATACACGATTCCCGGCTTCACTCCGCAGCCGGCCATCGCCACGCTCCAAGCCCGTCCCCAGTGATCCCGTCCGCCGAGATGGTTGATCTGCGGAGTGCGGCCCATTTCGCCGCTGACGACGACGAGCGTGTGTTTCAGCATGCCGCACTGCTCAAGGTCGTCGAGCAGCGTGATGAACGTTCGGTCGAACTCGCCGCAGCGCACCTGATGCCAATAGAAATTGTCTTGATGGGCGTCCCAATCGAAGTGGGTCACGCGTACGCAGCTGATGCCCGACTGCAGCAAGCGTCGCGCGAGCAAACAATTTCGGCCGAAGTCGTGGTTGCCGTAGCGCTCGTGGTCGGCGGGAGATTCTTTCGCCAGATCGAAAATCTCGTGGCGCTGCATGAGCGCGTCGGCTTGATCATACGTCGTACCGTAGGCATCGATCGCCGCCGGTTCGCGACCCCGTCGAAAACGATCGTTCGCGCTTCGACGCACCCGATCGACCGCGTCGGCCAGCGTCGGTGCGACGGCGGCGGGTCTCACTAAGTTTTCCGGGGGCTGATTATTGAGGATTCGCACTCCCTCGTACTTCGCCCCTAAGAATCCGGCGCTCCCTACGTCGGTGTACGCCTTCGGGCCGTCGCGCCGAATCGAAACGTAGCCGGGCAAGATGTCACCCGGACGCTCGAGCAACTTCGCCGCCGCCGACCCGAGCACCGGATAGCCGGGGACGATACGCCCGGCTTGCATGGCGTAGTGCCCCTGAAAGTGGTCGGCGATCCCGGAGTTCACGCTCCGTACGACGCTAAGTCGGTGCATGTTCTTCGCCGAGTGCGGCAAGAGTTCGCCGATTCGAACGCCGGGAAGCGAGGTCGAAATCGCTCGGAAGGGGCCGCCGGTCTTCGTGCCGGGCTTTGGATCCCAGGTTTCGAACTGACTTGCTCCGCCGGAGAGAAACAGCAGCAAGAGCTGCTTTCGCGGCGCGGCGGCGGAGGCTGCCCGCAGCGGTAACGCGAGCGCGCCGCAACCCAGTGCAGCGCCGGCAAGCACCGTGCGACGCGAGACGGCGCGATCGAAAAGTTGTGTGCGACGGGACATGCGTACCTGCGTCTAATGATTGAGACGAAACTCGGCCGACGACAACAGTCCCCAAACCAAAGCTTGCAACGCCTCGCGCCGCGCGGCGGGTGACTTAGCGTCACCGAGGATTCGCCGGACTTCGTCGATTTCGTCGGAAGTCGGACGACGCGCCAGAACGCTCAGGTACATCTCGCCGGCAAGCGACTTACTATCGATGATCGCGCCGAGCCGCTCGAGCGTCGTGCCGGACTCCGATTGCAGTAGCGGCAACAGCTTCGTGCTGTTTCTCAAATAGAGCGCTTGATCTACGACCGGATCGAACGCGCCCTCGCCTTGGCCGGCGAGGCCGGCGAACGCCGTGATCAGGCTCGCGCTTTGTCGCTCGAGCGCTTCGTTGCCCACGTGCTTAACCTTCCATTCGGGCTCGGCGACAGCCGGCTTCTTATCAGCCGAAGCCTTCGTCACCGCCGCAGCGAGTTTAGCGTAGTGCATCTCGATGTGCCCGGTCGCTTGCAGCAGCGACCAGCGAAGTTGCTCGGCGGTAAGTCCCCGCAGCAGCGCGACGGCGAAGGCGTCGTCTGGAAGTTCTTTCACACCGTTAGGAAGAAGGCTCGAGCGTTGGTAGGTGTCGCTCAGGACGAGCTCCCGAATGTAACCCCGAAGATCATACCGATGTTCGACCATCCACTGTTCGAGTCGTTCGAGCAACTCCGGATGCGACGGCGGATTCGTCGCATGGTGCAAATCGAGCGGATGCACGATCCCGCGTCCGAAGAACTGCGCCCAGACACGATTGGCGATATTGCGCGCGAAGCCTTTCGTTTCTTGCCTTGGCA containing:
- a CDS encoding DUF1501 domain-containing protein; translation: MSRRTQLFDRAVSRRTVLAGAALGCGALALPLRAASAAAPRKQLLLLFLSGGASQFETWDPKPGTKTGGPFRAISTSLPGVRIGELLPHSAKNMHRLSVVRSVNSGIADHFQGHYAMQAGRIVPGYPVLGSAAAKLLERPGDILPGYVSIRRDGPKAYTDVGSAGFLGAKYEGVRILNNQPPENLVRPAAVAPTLADAVDRVRRSANDRFRRGREPAAIDAYGTTYDQADALMQRHEIFDLAKESPADHERYGNHDFGRNCLLARRLLQSGISCVRVTHFDWDAHQDNFYWHQVRCGEFDRTFITLLDDLEQCGMLKHTLVVVSGEMGRTPQINHLGGRDHWGRAWSVAMAGCGVKPGIVYGSTNETGTEVKDGLVKLGDLFHTYLTALGIDSQTKYEINGQSNPVADPAAKPIAAVLA